A stretch of the Clostridium fungisolvens genome encodes the following:
- a CDS encoding flagellar motor protein: MDIGIIIGIVIGFGSLIFAFIKEGGSPLMLVAFSAALIVFGGTIGAVAISFPTSKLKNISKIIKVAFTNRQVNTKEQIEFFKELSTKTRKNGLLSIEGDLANNEMDPFIKKGLQMVVDGVEPSTIRGILETKLEQMSERHHDGAGIFDAAGGFSPTMGIIGTVMGLVQVLSNLDDPSTLGPKIAVAFIATLYGVGTANLLWLPIANKLKALDKEEILEKEMSIEAIMLIQEGANPNTLVAKLEGFLTDKEVAELNSNNAND, translated from the coding sequence ATGGATATAGGAATAATTATCGGTATAGTGATAGGGTTTGGTTCGTTAATTTTTGCTTTTATTAAAGAAGGTGGAAGTCCCTTAATGCTTGTGGCTTTTTCAGCAGCGCTTATAGTTTTTGGTGGAACTATAGGTGCAGTAGCGATATCTTTTCCAACAAGTAAATTAAAAAATATAAGTAAGATAATAAAGGTTGCATTTACAAATAGACAGGTTAATACAAAAGAACAGATAGAATTTTTTAAAGAATTATCAACTAAAACAAGAAAAAATGGATTATTGAGCATAGAAGGCGATCTAGCAAATAATGAAATGGATCCATTTATAAAAAAAGGCCTTCAAATGGTTGTTGACGGTGTTGAACCAAGCACAATAAGGGGGATATTGGAGACAAAGTTAGAACAAATGTCAGAGCGTCATCATGATGGGGCTGGTATATTCGATGCAGCAGGTGGGTTTTCACCAACAATGGGTATTATAGGTACCGTTATGGGATTGGTACAGGTTCTCAGTAATTTAGATGATCCTAGTACACTTGGACCTAAGATAGCAGTGGCTTTCATTGCAACATTATACGGAGTTGGTACTGCAAATTTACTTTGGCTTCCTATAGCAAACAAATTAAAAGCACTTGATAAAGAAGAAATATTAGAAAAAGAAATGTCAATTGAAGCTATTATGCTTATCCAAGAAGGAGCCAATCCTAATACTTTAGTGGCCAAGCTAGA
- a CDS encoding metallophosphoesterase, with translation MLVAVVSDTHGITEYIEKVKRMINKSDILIHLGDNITDLEYIIKNYNGKVYGVKGNCDFSNNYPVDMIVEVLDKKLFITHGHKYNVKYDLNSIYFKAKEVAADAALFGHTHQSLVTQHSNIWLVNPGSASLPRMSKRSIAFIEVEEGKPLYPYLVEL, from the coding sequence ATGCTCGTAGCTGTAGTTAGTGATACTCATGGTATTACAGAGTATATAGAGAAAGTAAAAAGAATGATAAATAAGAGTGATATATTGATTCATTTAGGTGATAATATAACTGATTTAGAATATATCATTAAGAATTACAATGGAAAAGTTTATGGTGTTAAAGGGAATTGTGACTTCTCCAATAATTACCCTGTAGATATGATTGTTGAAGTTTTAGATAAAAAACTTTTTATTACTCATGGACATAAATACAATGTAAAATATGATTTAAATTCCATATATTTTAAGGCAAAAGAAGTAGCTGCTGATGCTGCTTTATTTGGTCATACTCATCAATCACTTGTAACTCAACATAGCAATATATGGCTTGTAAATCCAGGCAGTGCCTCACTTCCTAGAATGAGCAAAAGAAGTATAGCCTTCATAGAAGTTGAGGAAGGAAAGCCTTTATACCCTTATTTAGTAGAACTGTAA
- the rph gene encoding ribonuclease PH, with amino-acid sequence MRIDGRKNEGLRPIKLTRNYTKYAEGSVLIEMGDTKVLCNASIEEKVPPFLKGSGEGWITAEYNMLPRSTQSRKPRDIAKLKIDGRTMEIQRLIGRALRSVVDLKALGEKTIWIDCDVIQADGGTRTASISGAFVALVDAVNRLHKNQPFKVFPIRSFVGAVSVGILNDEKIIDLCYEEDSKAKVDMNIVMTDSGEFIEVQGTGEESPFSRKDLDELLSLGERGVKHIIQAQKDVLKTDSLWIGTGGK; translated from the coding sequence ATGAGAATAGACGGAAGAAAAAATGAGGGTTTAAGACCTATAAAGCTAACAAGAAATTATACAAAGTATGCAGAAGGCTCAGTACTTATAGAAATGGGAGATACAAAGGTATTATGTAATGCATCAATAGAGGAAAAGGTGCCACCATTTTTAAAGGGTAGTGGAGAGGGATGGATTACTGCAGAATATAATATGTTACCTAGATCAACTCAATCTAGAAAACCGAGAGATATAGCTAAGCTAAAGATAGATGGTAGAACTATGGAGATACAAAGACTTATTGGAAGAGCTCTAAGATCTGTGGTAGATTTAAAAGCACTTGGAGAAAAGACTATATGGATTGATTGTGATGTTATTCAAGCCGATGGAGGAACAAGGACAGCATCAATTTCTGGCGCATTTGTAGCCCTAGTAGATGCAGTTAACAGGCTTCATAAGAATCAGCCCTTTAAAGTTTTTCCGATAAGAAGTTTTGTCGGAGCTGTAAGTGTTGGAATATTAAACGATGAAAAAATTATAGATTTATGTTATGAAGAAGATTCTAAGGCTAAAGTCGATATGAATATCGTTATGACGGATAGCGGAGAGTTCATTGAGGTACAAGGAACTGGAGAAGAAAGTCCTTTTTCAAGAAAAGATTTAGATGAGCTGCTATCATTAGGTGAAAGAGGCGTTAAACACATAATTCAAGCACAAAAAGATGTATTGAAAACAGATAGTTTATGGATAGGTACAGGGGGAAAATAA
- a CDS encoding XTP/dITP diphosphatase, whose protein sequence is MKSIIVASNNDHKIKEIKQILSDVNVEVKSLKDCDIDIDVVEDGKTFLENSYKKASEIYEYVKEKGMQDFLIMADDSGLEVDYLNGEPGVYSARYAGEHGNNKKNNEKLLEKLKGVPTEKRSASFVCAIVLINSDGETVKVEERAYGVIKEELAGVEGFGYDPLFFVPEFNKTFAEMTADEKNSISHRGKALDVVKKALKNLI, encoded by the coding sequence GTGAAGTCGATTATTGTAGCAAGTAATAACGATCATAAAATAAAAGAAATAAAGCAAATATTAAGTGATGTAAATGTAGAAGTAAAATCTCTTAAAGATTGTGATATAGATATAGATGTGGTAGAGGACGGTAAGACATTTTTAGAAAACTCTTATAAGAAAGCTAGTGAAATTTATGAATATGTAAAAGAAAAAGGAATGCAGGATTTTCTTATAATGGCAGATGACTCAGGACTAGAAGTTGACTATCTAAATGGAGAACCAGGCGTGTATTCTGCAAGATACGCAGGAGAACACGGAAATAACAAAAAAAATAATGAAAAGCTATTAGAAAAATTAAAGGGCGTACCAACTGAAAAAAGGAGTGCATCTTTTGTTTGTGCTATAGTTTTAATAAATAGTGATGGGGAAACTGTAAAGGTAGAAGAAAGAGCCTATGGCGTTATAAAAGAAGAATTAGCAGGAGTAGAAGGGTTTGGCTATGATCCTCTATTTTTCGTGCCAGAATTTAATAAGACCTTTGCAGAAATGACAGCTGATGAGAAGAATTCAATAAGCCACAGGGGCAAAGCATTAGACGTTGTAAAAAAAGCATTAAAGAATCTAATTTAA